The Alcaligenes faecalis sequence CGGCGGCGGCGCAGGCAGGGCCAGAACCAGAAATACCGCCCAGGAACATGGCCACACCAATGGTGACGACGGGCAGCATGCCGGGCCCACGCCCCACCAGCGCCACGGCAAAGTTCACCAGACGGCTGGCAACGCCCGAGCGGTCAAAGATGGAACCCACCAGCACAAACATGGGAATGGCCAGCAAGGGGTATTTGGCCAGGCCGGCATAAAAACTTTGCGGCACGGCCATCAGGCCAAACCAGTGTGTCTCCAGGTTCGACATCAGGATGGCAAACGTACCGCCTATGCCTAGCGATACGCCAACGGGTACGCCTACCAGCATCAAACCGATAAAGATGATAAACAGCAAGCTTGCAATCATGGTTTGGCCTGCCAACGACGGACCCACATGCCCAGCAAACGCAGACTCAGGGTCGTGGACAGGATGGGCAGCCACATGCTGTACCACCAGGTGGGCACACCAATAGAGGGTGAGGTATCGCCCCACTGGAATTCATCCAGGGCCATGCGGCCCGACAGAATAGCCATACCAATAAAGAACAACAGGCTCATGCCAATGCTAAACAAGGCCAGGCGACGTTGCCGATGCTGTGTACCTGCATCGGCAAAGACTTCAATGCGAATATGCAGGTGGCGCACGCAGGCACTGGCACCGGCATTCATGGTCAGGACCACCAGCAAGAAGATGGAAATTTCCTCGGTCCAGGCAAAGGAGCTATTGGTCAGATAGCGGACAAACACGTTGGCGAACGTAATTAAGGCCAAGGCAGCCATGATCAGGACCGACGCCCAGTCCTCGATTTGCAAAGGAATACGCAGTCCGGATTCAGCGGGCGAGGCGGCGTGATGATCAGGTGTATCGGTAGAACTTGAATCCATGAGATCGGTCGGATTTGGCATTAAAGCTACATGCTAGCGGTCAAAGACGGGGCTGGCAGTGAGTGATTTCCCCCGGTGCACGAGCACTGGCGGGCCATTGCTGGTCCTGGGGAGAGACGATAGGAGTGGGGGCGAGGGCACACGCAATAGGGGGTTGGTGCTTCGCCTAGCTGAGGAGGTGTAAACCTGGCCCGGCACGACAGATGGGCCTGTGTGTGGCGCTCTGAGAGAGCCCGGCAGGGGTGTGGCCGGGCCTGCTGTGCGGGTGATTAGCAAGGGTGCAGGCTGCCGGTAAGGCAGCCTGGGCTAATGCAAGCTGGGGGACAGCTTACTCTTTTTTACGGCTCTTTTTTCCCTTTTTGCCTTCTTTGTCCTTTTTGGACGATTTTTTGTCTTTGTTTTTGGCTTTGCCTTTTTTCTTCTTTTTGTTCTTTTTGTTCTTTTTGTCTTTCTTAGTGTTTTTATCTTTGTGGTTTGAAGGCTCTGCATTCTCGTCCGTGCCTTCGTCTTTATTCTGATCAGGCTCGTCCTTTTCTTCCCCCTGTTTAGGGGTGGCCGCTTTCAGCTCAGCCGTTTTTTGCTTGGCTGAGACGGGGGCTTTGCGAGCTTGCTCCATTTCTGCATCCAGCTCGGCGGCCACTTCGCGCAACTCGTCTGCTACAGCCTGGGAGCGATCCGATGGCAGGGCAATCATGGTGCCACGGCATTGGGCCGCGCCACACAGGCAGCGATAGTTCTGCTTGAGCTCTTCGGTAATTTCATCGTCGATGACCAGCGAGTAGTCATACAGCAGTTCTTGCCCGGCAGGGATATCGCGCATGGCCACAATGAACACGCGTGATCCGTCCGCGTTCTCGTGACCTTCACAGTTGGGCGCGCAAGAGTGGTTGATCCAGCGCGAGTCGTTGCCCCTTTGGCCTCCGTCCACAATTTTGCCGTTGCTCAATGCAAAGAAAAAGGTGTGGAAAGGCTCATCCGGATTGACCGGGAACAGGGCATCGGCCTGTTCGGGTGTCAGCCGCTTGCCCGCGTATTGCAGAATGCGTGTTCCGGCAGGAATATCGCGTAGTGCAAAGACACCATTGCCATGCAGTTTGGACGGTTTGACGACATGCCAGGGTTGGCGTTGAGTGACCATGGGGAATCAGCCTGTAAAAGGGGATAAACTGGACGGCGATCTCTATCTTACAAAACATGCAGGGCTACGCAACCATGTCACTTGAAACGACCGCCCACAACGGCGCGCAAATCTTGCTGGAAACCTTGATCGCTCAGGGTGTGGATACCATTTTTGGTTATCCTGGCGGAGCGGTGTTACCGCTCTATGATGCTCTTCATGCCCAACCGCGAATTCGTCATATTCTGGTCCGTCACGAGCAAGCGGCTGTACACGCAGCCGAAGGCTATGCCCGCAGCACCGGCAAACCTGGCGTGGTGCTGGTGACATCGGGTCCTGGTATGGCCAATACCACCTCCGGTTTGCTCGATGCCTTGTGTGATTCTATTCCTGTCCTGTGTATTAGTGGTCAAGTTGCGACCACCGCAATTGGTACCGCTGCGTTCCAGGAGTGCGATGCCATTGGCATTTCCCGCCCTGTCACCAAGTGGAATGCCCAGGTGCGTCGTATTGAAGATGTGGCTTCCTTGGCGGCCAAAGCCTTGCGCCTGTGTACCCAGGGTCGCCCCGGCCCGGTACTGCTGGACTTCCCCAAAGATATTCAGATCGCCACCCTGCCGGCTGCCAGCAGCGAATTACCCGCTCAGGAAGAGGCTGACAGCCTCTTGGCTCCTGCCACTTCGGCTCCTGCTCAGGAAGCGGCGATCAAGCGCGCGGCTGCCATGATCGCCCACGCTCGTCGCCCCGTGTTTTATGGCGGCGGTGGCTTGATCAATTCCGGGGCTGATGCCAGCCATGCCTTTACCAGCCTGGTGCAGGAAACCGGCGCCCCTTGCACGCTGACCTTGATGGGCTTGGGGGCTTACCCCGCGCGGGACGAACAGTTCGTGGGCATGCTGGGCATGCACGGCACGCTGGAGGCCAATCTGGCCATGCACCATGCGGATCTGATCATCTGTGTGGGTGCCCGTTTCGACGACCGCATTACCGGCCGTCTGTCCGACTTCTGCCCGCATGCCAGCAAGATTCATATTGATATCGACCCCGGCTCCATCGACAAGGTGGTGCGTGCCGATGTGGCTCTGGTGGGCGATTGCTATCCTCTGCTGCGCGCCCTGCGCAAAGAGCTGTCGCACCACGAATTGCCCGAAGGTCGCTTGAACGATTGGTGGCAGCGTATTGGTGTGTGGCGTGGGCAAGAGTGTCTGAACGTCACCCCGCGCAGCGATGCGATCTTGCCGCAGCATTTGCTGCAACGCTTGGACGCGCATCTGGAAGGCCGTGATGCCATTGTGTCTACCGATGTGGGCCAGCATCAGATGTGGGCGGCACAATACATCAAGTTTGATCGTCCTCGCCGTTGGCTGACCTCCGGTGGCGCTGGCACCATGGGTTACGGTGTGCCTGCTGCTTTTGGCGCGCAGATTGCACATCCCGACAAGTTGGTGGTGTGTGTCAGTGGTGATGCGTCGGTACTGATGAATATTCAGGAGCTGGCCAGCGCAGTGCAACATCGCACGCCAATTAAAGT is a genomic window containing:
- the ilvB gene encoding biosynthetic-type acetolactate synthase large subunit; this encodes MQGYATMSLETTAHNGAQILLETLIAQGVDTIFGYPGGAVLPLYDALHAQPRIRHILVRHEQAAVHAAEGYARSTGKPGVVLVTSGPGMANTTSGLLDALCDSIPVLCISGQVATTAIGTAAFQECDAIGISRPVTKWNAQVRRIEDVASLAAKALRLCTQGRPGPVLLDFPKDIQIATLPAASSELPAQEEADSLLAPATSAPAQEAAIKRAAAMIAHARRPVFYGGGGLINSGADASHAFTSLVQETGAPCTLTLMGLGAYPARDEQFVGMLGMHGTLEANLAMHHADLIICVGARFDDRITGRLSDFCPHASKIHIDIDPGSIDKVVRADVALVGDCYPLLRALRKELSHHELPEGRLNDWWQRIGVWRGQECLNVTPRSDAILPQHLLQRLDAHLEGRDAIVSTDVGQHQMWAAQYIKFDRPRRWLTSGGAGTMGYGVPAAFGAQIAHPDKLVVCVSGDASVLMNIQELASAVQHRTPIKVILCNNRHMGMVRQWQELIHDGRYSHSYNEAMPDFVALSRAFGWEAERVEHPDQLDAALERCLAHDGPFFLNVEVLALENCFPMMPAGYGHQQVMLSEDNWYVEE
- a CDS encoding TRAP transporter small permease — its product is MDSSSTDTPDHHAASPAESGLRIPLQIEDWASVLIMAALALITFANVFVRYLTNSSFAWTEEISIFLLVVLTMNAGASACVRHLHIRIEVFADAGTQHRQRRLALFSIGMSLLFFIGMAILSGRMALDEFQWGDTSPSIGVPTWWYSMWLPILSTTLSLRLLGMWVRRWQAKP
- a CDS encoding SET domain-containing protein, with the protein product MVTQRQPWHVVKPSKLHGNGVFALRDIPAGTRILQYAGKRLTPEQADALFPVNPDEPFHTFFFALSNGKIVDGGQRGNDSRWINHSCAPNCEGHENADGSRVFIVAMRDIPAGQELLYDYSLVIDDEITEELKQNYRCLCGAAQCRGTMIALPSDRSQAVADELREVAAELDAEMEQARKAPVSAKQKTAELKAATPKQGEEKDEPDQNKDEGTDENAEPSNHKDKNTKKDKKNKKNKKKKKGKAKNKDKKSSKKDKEGKKGKKSRKKE